In the Ilumatobacteraceae bacterium genome, one interval contains:
- a CDS encoding MFS transporter, giving the protein MSPSATVDSRRAWFTVVAAFFSSAVTLGTAYSFGAFFESMSEEFDAAAGATAVIFGITTFSFFWLSIVTGRMTDRFGPRLVLVVGAVAMFVGLLLTSRVDSLGAGYVTYGAGVGIAAACGYVPMVATVGGWFVRYRALAVGLAVAGIGVGTMVLSPLSAAMIDRYGWRDTYVVFAFGGAAVLLACVPLVDRPPGDGSPQPSRFADALRSPVFRRVHLSAFALGLALFVPFVFVGQYAKERGIDAVQAAVLVGVLGGSSVLSRIGFGSLVRRFGSFRLYRACFVIHGVSFLIWLVAGSSYALLVVFVLVLGVGYGGFVALSPILISDRMGVAGLGSILGVLYTAPGLGGLLGPPAAGWLIDRTDSYRWAIIACAVAAALSVALLTGLPVDDEGRLERADDARG; this is encoded by the coding sequence ATGAGCCCGAGTGCGACCGTCGACTCGCGTCGAGCGTGGTTCACCGTGGTCGCGGCGTTCTTCTCGTCGGCGGTGACGCTCGGCACGGCGTACAGCTTCGGCGCCTTCTTCGAGTCGATGAGCGAGGAGTTCGACGCGGCGGCCGGAGCGACCGCGGTCATCTTCGGCATCACGACGTTCTCGTTCTTCTGGTTGAGCATCGTGACGGGTCGCATGACCGACCGGTTCGGGCCGCGTCTGGTGCTGGTCGTCGGCGCCGTCGCGATGTTCGTCGGGTTGCTGCTCACGAGCCGCGTCGACTCGCTCGGTGCCGGCTACGTGACGTACGGCGCCGGTGTCGGCATCGCGGCGGCATGCGGGTACGTGCCGATGGTCGCCACGGTCGGCGGGTGGTTCGTGCGGTACCGGGCACTGGCGGTCGGGTTGGCGGTGGCGGGCATCGGGGTCGGCACGATGGTCCTGTCGCCGCTGTCGGCGGCGATGATCGACCGGTACGGCTGGCGTGACACGTACGTCGTGTTCGCGTTCGGCGGCGCCGCGGTCCTGCTCGCGTGCGTGCCGCTGGTCGATCGTCCGCCCGGCGACGGTTCGCCGCAACCGTCGCGGTTCGCCGATGCGCTGCGCAGCCCGGTGTTCCGACGCGTACACCTGTCGGCGTTCGCGCTCGGACTCGCCCTGTTCGTGCCGTTCGTCTTCGTCGGTCAGTACGCCAAGGAGCGCGGCATCGACGCGGTGCAGGCGGCCGTGCTCGTCGGCGTGCTGGGCGGGTCGAGCGTGCTGTCGCGGATCGGGTTCGGGTCGCTCGTGCGCCGCTTCGGTTCGTTCCGGCTGTACCGGGCGTGCTTCGTGATCCACGGCGTCAGTTTCCTGATCTGGCTCGTCGCCGGTTCGTCGTATGCGCTGTTGGTCGTGTTCGTCCTGGTGCTCGGCGTCGGCTACGGCGGGTTCGTGGCGCTCAGCCCGATCCTGATCTCCGACCGGATGGGCGTGGCCGGGCTCGGTTCGATCCTCGGCGTGCTGTACACGGCGCCAGGGCTCGGTGGGCTGCTCGGGCCGCCCGCCGCCGGCTGGCTGATCGACCGAACCGACTCGTACCGGTGGGCGATCATCGCCTGCGCGGTCGCGGCCGCATTGTCGGTCGCGCTGCTCACCGGTCTTCCGGTCGACGACGAGGGCCGACTCGAACGCGCCGACGACGCCCGCGGTTGA